From a single Equus asinus isolate D_3611 breed Donkey chromosome 2, EquAss-T2T_v2, whole genome shotgun sequence genomic region:
- the OIT3 gene encoding oncoprotein-induced transcript 3 protein has translation MRIFQSVSGGWSRRMPQFLLLTCLFIAITPVSPRALDPCSAYISLNEPWRNTDHQFDESQGPPLCDNHVDGEWYRFTGMAGDAMPTFCIPENHCGTHAPVWLNGSHPLEGDGIVQRQACASFNGNCCLWNTTVEVKACPGGYYVYRLTRPSVCFHVYCGHFYDICDEDCHGSCLDPSDCTCSPGTVLGPDRQTCFDENECEQNNGGCSEICVNLKNSYRCECGAGRVLKSDGKTCEDIEGCHNNNGGCSHSCLMSEKAYQCECPRGLVLSEDNHTCQVPVLCKSNTIEVSIPRDLVGGLELFLTNTSCRGVSNGTHVNILFSLKTCGTVVDVVNDKIVASNLVTGLPKQTPGSSGDIIIRTSKLLIPVTCEFPRLYTISEGYVPNLRNTPLEIMSRSHGIFPFTLEIFKDNEFEEPYREALPTLKLRDSLYFGIEPLVHVNGLESLVESCFATPTSKIDEILKYYLIRDGCVSDDSVKQYTSRDHLAKHFQVPVFKFVGKDHKEVFLHCRVLVCGMLDERSRCAQGCHRRMRREAVEGEDTAGPQSQMLTGGPISIDWED, from the exons aTGAGGATTTTCCAGTCTGTTTCTGGTGGCTGGTCCAGAAGGATGCCTCAGTTCCTGCTTCTCACCTGCCTCTTCATCGCAATCACACCTGTGTCACCAAGGG CCCTAGATCCTTGTTCTGCTTACATCAGTCTGAATGAGCCCTGGAGGAATACTGACCACCAATTTGATGAGTCTCAAGGTCCACCTCTATGTGACAACCATGTGGATGGGGAGTGGTACCGCTTCACTGGCATGGCAGGGGATGCCATGCCCACCTTCTGCATACCAGAAAACCACTGTGGGACCCATGCACCTGTCTGGCTCAATGGCAGCCACCCTCTAGAAGGTGATGGCATTGTGCAACGCCAGGCCTGTGCGAGCTTCAATGGGAACTGCTGCCTCTGGAACACCACGGTGGAGGTGAAGGCTTGCCCTGGAGGCTACTATGTGTATCGTCTGACCAGGCCCAGTGTCTGCTTTCATGTCTACTGTGGTC ATTTTTATGACATCTGTGATGAGGACTGCCATGGCAGCTGCTTGGATCCCAGTGACTGCACGTGCTCTCCAGGAACCGTGCTGGGCCCCGACAGGCAGACATGCTTCG ATGAAAATGAATGTGAGCAAAACAATGGTGGCTGCAGTGAGATCTGTGTAAACCTCAAAAATTCCTATCGGTGTGAGTGTGGGGCTGGCCGTGTGCTAAAAAGTGATGGCAAGACTTGTGAAG aCATTGAAGGATGCCACAATAACAACGGTGGCTGCAGCCATTCTTGCCTTATGTCTGAGAAGGCCTATCAGTGTGAATGCCCCCGGGGCTTAGTGCTGTCTGAGGATAACCACACTTGCCAAG TCCCCGTGTTGTGCAAGTCGAACACCATTGAAGTGAGCATCCCCAGGGACCTGGTTGGCGGTCTGGAGCTCTTCCTGACCAACACCTCCTGCCGAGGAGTGTCCAATGGCACCCATGTCAACATCCTCTTCTCCCTCAAGACGTGTGGCACAGTGGTCGAT GTGGTGAATGACAAGATCGTGGCTAGCAACCTTGTGACAGGTCTACCCAAGCAGACCCCAGGAAGCAGCGGGGACATCAtcatccgaaccagcaaactgcTGATCCCGGTGACCTGCGAGTTTCCGCGCCTCTACACCATTTCTGAAGGATACGTTCCCAACCTTCGAAACACTCCATTGGAAATCATGAGCCGCAGTCATGGAATCTTCCCGTTCACTCTGGAGATCTTCAAGGACAATGAGTTTGAAGAGCCTTACCGGGAAGCTCTGCCCACCCTCAAGCTTCGAGACTCCCTCTACTTTGGCATTGAGCCCCTGGTGCACGTGAATGGCTTAGAAAGCCTGGTGGAGAGCTGCTTTGCTACTCCCACATCCAAGATCGATGAGATCCTGAAGTACTACCTTATCCGGGATGG CTGTGTTTCTGATGACTCAGTGAAGCAGTACACATCACGGGATCACCTAGCAAAGCACTTCCAGGTCCCTGTCTTCAAGTTTGTGGGCAAAGACCACAAG GAAGTGTTTCTGCACTGCCGGGTCCTTGTCTGTGGAATGCTGGATGAGCGTTCCCGCTGTGCCCAGGGCTGCCACCGGCGAATGCGCCGtgaggcagtggaaggagaggACACAGCTGGTCCACAGAGCCAGATGCTGACAGGTGGCCCAATCAGCATCGACTGGGAGGACTAG